The Acetivibrio saccincola genome window below encodes:
- a CDS encoding cohesin domain-containing protein has translation MYNNKKIILLLASIFMIFSVLTGCSSNKDKDKQGDDPVVTDSDISRKDQSAEQGGNEGGKDNITGDNGETNGKSPGGEEDSIGVAPKTTEEDKRLVKDVNIESIPVPNEPSTSNYIYLKVDKNQGEVGDVIKAEISINLAANFAGYQLNLKYDPEVLQAVNYETHEPFDKGTRPPGATILTNQEYLPMNLVDNDIANGILNFGTTYTNYPDYKASGVAEKSGVLAVIGFKILKKETTVIGFENGEAMPTGKQGTMLFNWDGNRLSSYEVVGVQKIN, from the coding sequence TTGTACAATAATAAAAAAATAATTTTGCTTTTGGCATCAATTTTTATGATTTTTTCTGTTTTAACCGGATGCAGCTCAAATAAAGACAAGGACAAACAAGGAGATGACCCTGTTGTCACAGATTCTGACATTTCAAGGAAAGACCAAAGTGCGGAACAAGGCGGCAATGAAGGAGGAAAAGATAATATTACAGGTGATAACGGGGAAACTAACGGTAAAAGCCCTGGCGGGGAGGAAGACAGCATAGGTGTTGCCCCAAAAACAACTGAAGAAGACAAAAGATTGGTAAAGGATGTAAATATAGAAAGCATACCTGTTCCCAATGAACCTTCAACAAGCAATTACATATATTTAAAGGTTGATAAAAACCAGGGAGAAGTAGGGGATGTTATAAAGGCAGAAATCAGCATAAACCTTGCAGCTAATTTTGCAGGCTACCAGCTAAATTTAAAATACGACCCGGAGGTGCTGCAGGCTGTAAACTACGAAACACATGAGCCATTTGATAAAGGGACAAGGCCACCCGGGGCTACAATACTTACAAACCAGGAATATCTTCCAATGAATCTTGTAGATAATGATATAGCAAACGGGATTTTAAATTTCGGAACTACCTATACCAACTATCCGGATTATAAAGCTTCAGGTGTAGCTGAAAAAAGCGGTGTTTTGGCTGTAATAGGCTTTAAAATATTAAAAAAAGAAACCACTGTAATTGGTTTTGAAAACGGTGAAGCCATGCCTACGGGAAAACAGGGTACAATGCTGTTTAACTGGGATGGCAACAGGCTTTCAAGTTATGAAGTTGTGGGAGTTCAAAAAATAAATTAA
- the ileS gene encoding isoleucine--tRNA ligase: MSVDYGKTLNLPKTDFPMRGNLPQREPEFLKKWEDMDIYKKQLAKNEGKPVFILHDGPPYANGGIHLGTSLNKILKDIVIKYYSMKGYKTPYVPGWDTHGLPIEQRAIKELGLKRHEVGPVKFRNACRDFALKYLDIQRNAFKRLGVRGDWNNPYVTLEPEFEAKQIEVFGEMAKKGYIYKGLRPVYWCPQCETALAEAEIEYLEDTTLSIYVKFNVKDDKGKFKSITDNVNDIYFVIWTTTTWTLPGNLAICLNAEFDYAVVKAGNEYYVVAEELIENVMKTAEIEEYQVVERFKGEELEGILCRHPFLDRDSVIITGDHVTLEAGTGCVHTAPGHGAEDFEVCKKYDIPVIVPVDDKGYLTEEAGQFAGLFYEKSNAAIIEQLKETGHLLTSEKIDHQYPHCWRCKEPIIFRATEQWFASVEGFRDEAIKAIDTVKWVPEWGKDRITAMVRDRGDWCISRQRIWGVPIPIFYCKECNKELINDQTIEAVANLFKERGSNAWYEVDTKDILPEGTKCECGCSEFEKEQDIMDVWFDSGSTHAAVLETIEGLYSPADMYLEGSDQHRGWFQSSLLTSVATRGRAPYKIVLTHGYVVDGEGRKMSKSLGNGIDPEDVIKEYGADILRLWVASSDYKSDIRISKDILKQLSEVYRKIRNTCRFILGNINDYDPNKDSVEYDKLYELDKWALMKLNKLIRVVDDAYSRYEFHLMFHAIHNFCVIDMSNFYLDIIKDRLYTSKADSIGRRAAQTAMFEILDALVKMLTPVLAFTTEEIWQHMPHKEGDDAESVQLNYWPVINETYDNKELEEKWAKIIRIRQVVSKALEIARTEKLIGHSLNAKVNIYTNESHYDFLKSIEKDLVTIFIVSDVEIVNSEKVEGKFYEDEEFEGLKVVVSQAEGEKCERCWMISKTVGEDEKHPSICERCRAVIE, encoded by the coding sequence ATGTCAGTTGATTATGGAAAAACACTAAATTTACCAAAAACCGATTTTCCCATGAGAGGGAATCTTCCTCAAAGGGAACCGGAGTTTTTGAAGAAATGGGAAGATATGGATATTTATAAAAAACAGCTTGCGAAAAATGAAGGAAAGCCTGTTTTTATCCTACATGACGGACCTCCCTATGCAAACGGGGGAATACATCTTGGAACTTCTTTAAACAAAATACTAAAGGACATAGTTATAAAGTACTACAGTATGAAAGGATACAAAACCCCTTATGTTCCAGGCTGGGATACTCACGGTCTTCCCATTGAACAAAGGGCAATAAAAGAACTGGGCTTAAAGAGGCACGAAGTAGGACCTGTAAAGTTCAGGAATGCCTGCAGGGATTTTGCCCTAAAGTACCTGGATATACAAAGAAATGCTTTTAAAAGGCTTGGAGTACGCGGTGATTGGAATAACCCTTATGTAACTTTAGAGCCTGAATTTGAAGCTAAACAAATTGAAGTATTTGGAGAAATGGCAAAAAAAGGATATATTTATAAGGGATTGAGACCTGTATACTGGTGTCCTCAGTGTGAAACAGCACTTGCAGAGGCTGAAATAGAGTATTTAGAGGATACCACTTTATCTATATATGTTAAATTTAACGTAAAAGATGACAAAGGTAAATTTAAATCAATAACTGATAATGTAAATGATATTTATTTTGTAATATGGACTACAACTACCTGGACGCTCCCTGGAAACTTAGCTATATGTTTAAATGCAGAATTTGATTATGCTGTAGTAAAAGCCGGTAATGAGTACTATGTAGTGGCAGAAGAATTAATAGAAAATGTTATGAAAACAGCAGAAATTGAAGAATATCAAGTGGTGGAAAGGTTTAAAGGAGAGGAATTGGAAGGAATTTTGTGCAGGCATCCTTTCCTTGACAGGGATTCGGTGATAATAACAGGTGACCATGTAACTTTAGAAGCGGGTACCGGTTGTGTTCACACTGCTCCGGGTCATGGTGCAGAGGACTTTGAAGTGTGTAAAAAATACGATATTCCTGTAATTGTACCTGTTGACGATAAAGGATATCTGACAGAGGAGGCAGGACAGTTTGCAGGTCTTTTCTACGAAAAATCAAATGCTGCCATTATTGAACAGCTAAAAGAAACAGGGCATCTTCTGACATCTGAAAAAATAGATCACCAATACCCTCATTGCTGGAGATGTAAAGAACCAATAATTTTCAGGGCTACAGAGCAGTGGTTTGCATCTGTGGAAGGTTTCAGGGATGAGGCAATTAAAGCTATTGACACAGTTAAGTGGGTTCCTGAATGGGGAAAAGACAGGATAACAGCAATGGTTAGAGACAGAGGGGACTGGTGTATTTCTAGACAGAGAATATGGGGAGTTCCAATTCCTATATTTTACTGCAAAGAATGTAATAAAGAGCTTATAAATGATCAAACAATAGAAGCGGTGGCAAACCTCTTTAAGGAAAGAGGCTCTAATGCATGGTATGAGGTGGATACAAAGGACATTCTACCTGAAGGCACTAAGTGTGAATGTGGATGCAGTGAATTTGAAAAAGAACAGGATATAATGGATGTGTGGTTTGACTCAGGTTCTACCCATGCAGCGGTTTTAGAAACTATTGAGGGATTGTATTCACCTGCTGATATGTATTTAGAAGGAAGTGACCAGCACAGAGGTTGGTTCCAGTCTTCCCTTCTTACTTCCGTTGCAACCAGGGGAAGGGCACCTTATAAAATTGTCCTGACCCATGGATATGTTGTTGATGGTGAAGGAAGGAAAATGTCTAAATCTTTAGGAAACGGGATTGACCCTGAAGATGTTATAAAAGAGTATGGAGCTGATATTTTAAGGCTTTGGGTTGCGTCTTCAGATTATAAGAGCGATATTAGAATTTCAAAAGACATACTAAAACAGCTTTCTGAGGTTTATAGAAAAATCAGGAATACATGCAGGTTTATCCTTGGAAATATAAATGATTATGACCCTAATAAGGACAGTGTGGAATATGACAAATTATACGAACTTGATAAATGGGCTCTTATGAAGCTTAACAAGCTGATAAGAGTGGTGGATGACGCATACAGCCGGTATGAGTTCCACCTAATGTTCCATGCAATACACAATTTCTGTGTTATAGATATGAGTAACTTCTATCTTGATATAATAAAAGACAGACTTTATACTTCAAAGGCAGATTCTATAGGAAGAAGGGCTGCACAGACTGCTATGTTTGAAATATTAGATGCTTTGGTTAAGATGCTGACTCCTGTACTTGCTTTTACAACTGAGGAAATATGGCAGCACATGCCCCACAAAGAAGGGGACGACGCTGAAAGCGTGCAGCTAAACTACTGGCCTGTTATAAATGAAACATATGATAATAAAGAGTTAGAAGAAAAGTGGGCAAAAATAATAAGAATCCGTCAAGTGGTTTCAAAGGCTTTAGAAATTGCAAGGACAGAAAAGCTAATAGGGCACTCATTAAATGCCAAAGTAAACATATACACAAATGAATCCCACTACGATTTCTTAAAGTCAATAGAAAAAGACTTAGTTACAATTTTTATAGTGTCCGATGTAGAAATTGTAAATTCAGAAAAAGTAGAAGGAAAGTTCTATGAAGATGAAGAATTTGAAGGATTAAAGGTTGTAGTATCCCAGGCAGAAGGGGAAAAATGTGAAAGATGCTGGATGATTAGCAAGACGGTAGGAGAAGATGAAAAGCATCCTTCAATTTGTGAAAGGTGCAGAGCTGTAATTGAATAG
- the aroB gene encoding 3-dehydroquinate synthase: MTKLNINLGERSYPIYITTDYNGIGKAIDDAALKGKYVMITDTNVDKYQADECMKAFESVGLDVKKFVIEAGESNKNLDTVRQIYDFLITLKLDRNATIIALGGGVVGDIAGFVASTFLRGINFVQIPTTLLAQSDSSVGGKVGVDFKGHKNIIGSFYQPKLVYINVNSLKTLPKRDLSSGLAEVVKHGIIKDEEFYEYIDENAEKIMNLDERVLQYIVKVNCSIKGSVVEKDERESGLRAILNFGHTIGHAIETVMDFKLLHGECVSLGMVAVFNLANYLDLIDDYATQKVKETLEKINLPVSLKGIDVEKVYNQMFYDKKIVGDKLKFILPRKKIGEVVQCTLEDENLIKKAIESLDN; encoded by the coding sequence ATGACTAAACTAAATATCAATTTAGGTGAGAGAAGTTATCCAATTTATATAACAACTGATTATAACGGCATAGGGAAGGCTATTGATGATGCGGCACTTAAAGGAAAGTATGTTATGATAACCGATACCAATGTGGACAAATATCAGGCAGATGAGTGTATGAAAGCTTTTGAAAGTGTCGGTTTAGATGTTAAGAAGTTTGTTATTGAAGCGGGTGAAAGCAACAAAAACCTTGATACGGTAAGACAAATTTATGACTTTCTAATTACCCTTAAACTAGATAGAAATGCTACAATTATAGCATTAGGCGGGGGAGTAGTGGGAGACATTGCAGGATTTGTAGCCTCTACTTTTCTTAGGGGGATTAATTTTGTACAAATCCCCACAACCCTTCTTGCACAGTCTGACAGCAGTGTGGGAGGAAAAGTGGGGGTGGATTTTAAAGGACACAAAAACATAATTGGCTCCTTTTACCAGCCAAAACTGGTATATATAAATGTTAATTCCCTCAAAACCCTTCCTAAAAGGGATCTTTCCTCCGGACTTGCGGAAGTTGTAAAACATGGTATCATAAAAGATGAAGAATTTTATGAGTATATTGATGAAAATGCCGAGAAGATTATGAATTTAGATGAAAGGGTTCTGCAGTATATTGTAAAGGTGAACTGCTCTATTAAAGGCAGTGTTGTTGAAAAAGACGAGAGGGAGAGTGGACTTCGGGCAATTCTTAACTTTGGCCATACCATAGGTCATGCAATTGAAACAGTGATGGATTTTAAACTACTTCACGGCGAGTGTGTTTCTTTAGGAATGGTAGCTGTTTTTAACTTGGCAAATTATCTTGACCTTATAGATGATTACGCAACCCAAAAAGTTAAAGAAACTTTAGAAAAAATAAACCTGCCTGTTTCCCTAAAAGGTATTGATGTGGAAAAAGTATATAACCAGATGTTTTACGATAAAAAAATAGTAGGGGATAAACTGAAATTTATCTTGCCAAGGAAAAAAATAGGGGAAGTAGTCCAGTGTACATTAGAGGATGAGAATTTAATTAAAAAGGCTATTGAAAGTCTAGACAATTAA
- a CDS encoding TM1266 family iron-only hydrogenase system putative regulator: protein MEKNRVAVLGIVVNNREETSRKINNILSDFGHIIVGRMGIPYKEKGISVISIIVDGTNDEIGALAGKLGNINGVKAKVAITY, encoded by the coding sequence ATGGAGAAAAACAGAGTGGCTGTTTTAGGAATAGTGGTTAACAACCGCGAGGAAACTTCCAGAAAAATAAATAATATACTAAGTGATTTTGGTCATATAATTGTAGGGAGGATGGGCATTCCCTATAAGGAAAAGGGTATATCGGTTATATCCATTATTGTAGACGGTACCAATGACGAAATAGGGGCGCTGGCCGGTAAGTTGGGAAACATCAATGGTGTAAAGGCAAAGGTTGCCATTACTTATTAA
- the hydE gene encoding [FeFe] hydrogenase H-cluster radical SAM maturase HydE, translated as MEEKFYLILAKNSAQMLLINKLLRENGIETDLVPSPPESGTVCAIAIKIQGVNLEKAKNILFENQIEVRGIYEDKKMKLQGLIDKKLGASVSKEFLDILKKIEDGDELLEKEIVYLLSTKDIKEIESIYAAADRIKRETVGNVLEIRGAIEFSNYCCKKCKYCGINSQNKIERYRMNEEEIMEVVGYLNKIGLRTVILQSGEDPHWGTERLIQLIKRIKKETGMRITLSVGEKSFEEYESLKLAGADNYLLKIETTNRKLFKTIHPDGDFDSRLKCSRWLKELGYINGSGNIIGIPGQTIEDIARDILYFKEMGINMIGIGPFIPAKGTVFENMPPGDIDLTIRTMAVTRIVCKKVYIPSTTALASLSKDAQIRALKAGANTIMLINTPAKYRTNYMIYNDKNMVDIDSAIYAAKKAGLELPKYLKL; from the coding sequence GTGGAGGAAAAATTTTATTTAATACTGGCAAAAAATAGTGCCCAGATGCTTTTAATAAACAAGCTATTAAGGGAAAACGGAATAGAGACGGATTTAGTTCCCTCCCCGCCGGAATCAGGTACAGTATGTGCTATAGCTATAAAAATACAGGGTGTAAACCTTGAAAAGGCTAAAAATATACTTTTTGAAAATCAGATTGAAGTAAGAGGCATATATGAAGACAAAAAAATGAAGCTTCAGGGGCTTATTGATAAAAAACTTGGGGCTTCTGTATCAAAGGAATTTTTGGATATTTTAAAAAAGATTGAAGACGGGGACGAACTTTTAGAAAAAGAAATTGTATACCTTCTTTCAACGAAAGACATAAAAGAAATTGAAAGTATTTATGCTGCAGCTGACAGGATAAAGAGAGAGACTGTGGGAAATGTGCTGGAAATAAGGGGTGCCATTGAGTTTTCCAATTACTGCTGTAAAAAGTGCAAATACTGCGGTATAAATTCACAAAACAAAATTGAAAGGTATAGAATGAATGAAGAAGAAATAATGGAAGTAGTGGGGTATCTGAATAAAATTGGCTTAAGAACAGTGATACTCCAGTCAGGGGAAGACCCTCACTGGGGAACGGAAAGACTTATACAGCTTATAAAGAGGATAAAAAAAGAAACCGGCATGAGAATAACCCTGAGTGTGGGGGAAAAATCCTTTGAAGAGTATGAAAGTTTAAAATTAGCGGGTGCAGACAATTACCTTTTAAAAATCGAGACAACAAACAGAAAGCTTTTTAAGACAATTCATCCGGACGGGGATTTTGATTCAAGGCTTAAATGTTCTAGGTGGCTAAAGGAATTAGGCTACATAAATGGTTCGGGAAACATTATTGGAATTCCCGGTCAGACTATAGAGGATATTGCCCGGGATATACTTTATTTTAAAGAAATGGGTATTAATATGATAGGAATAGGACCTTTTATTCCTGCAAAAGGTACCGTCTTTGAAAATATGCCCCCTGGTGATATTGACCTTACTATAAGAACTATGGCGGTTACAAGAATTGTGTGCAAAAAAGTATACATACCTTCGACTACAGCATTGGCATCTTTAAGTAAAGATGCCCAGATCAGGGCTTTAAAGGCAGGGGCAAATACCATTATGCTAATTAATACACCGGCAAAATACAGAACAAATTATATGATTTACAATGATAAAAATATGGTGGACATTGATTCTGCTATTTATGCAGCTAAAAAAGCAGGTTTAGAACTTCCAAAATACCTGAAGCTTTAA
- a CDS encoding aminotransferase class V-fold PLP-dependent enzyme encodes MIYFDNAATSFPKPKRVYEEMLWCMEKYCANPGRGGHKMSLESGRAVLKVREIISDFFNIKNPMQVVFTKNATEAINIAIKGVLKEGDHVITTCMEHNSVIRPLKALEKENIIELTIVPGDEFGEVDAEDIRRAIKGNTRLIVSTLSSNVNGIIMPVKDIGSIAKEKGVLFLVDAAQGAGSIKIDVEELNIDMLAFPGHKGLLGPQGTGGLYVREGIKINPLILGGTGSNSESFMQPETFPDIFESGTINTPGIVGLGYGIEYINRMGLDNINILKHKLVKTIYEGLSELRNVKIYSRPEISKNSGIIAFNFDDVESNEVSYVLDKVYNVATRSGLHCSPLAHTKLKTIKTGAVRISVGCFNTLEEVKIVLKFLKEISDNTI; translated from the coding sequence ATGATATATTTTGACAATGCTGCAACTTCATTTCCAAAGCCTAAAAGAGTTTATGAGGAAATGCTTTGGTGTATGGAAAAATATTGTGCAAACCCTGGCAGGGGTGGACATAAAATGTCCCTTGAATCAGGAAGGGCAGTACTTAAAGTAAGAGAGATTATTTCAGACTTTTTTAATATAAAAAACCCCATGCAGGTTGTATTTACCAAAAACGCCACAGAGGCAATTAACATTGCAATAAAAGGCGTGTTAAAGGAAGGGGACCATGTAATAACCACTTGCATGGAGCATAATTCTGTAATAAGACCCCTAAAGGCCTTGGAAAAAGAAAATATTATAGAACTTACCATTGTGCCGGGGGATGAATTTGGCGAAGTAGACGCAGAAGACATTAGAAGGGCTATAAAAGGTAATACTAGGCTTATTGTAAGCACTCTGTCATCAAATGTAAACGGTATTATAATGCCGGTTAAGGATATTGGCTCCATTGCAAAGGAAAAGGGGGTTTTGTTTTTAGTTGATGCAGCCCAGGGAGCCGGAAGTATAAAAATAGATGTAGAGGAATTAAATATTGACATGCTGGCATTTCCAGGTCATAAAGGTCTTTTAGGACCTCAGGGGACAGGAGGGCTTTATGTCAGGGAGGGAATAAAAATTAATCCCTTGATTCTTGGTGGAACAGGCAGTAATTCTGAAAGTTTTATGCAACCTGAAACATTTCCTGATATATTTGAAAGCGGTACAATAAATACTCCCGGAATAGTTGGGTTAGGCTATGGGATTGAGTATATCAACAGAATGGGACTGGACAATATTAACATATTAAAACATAAACTTGTAAAAACAATTTATGAAGGTTTATCAGAGCTTAGAAATGTCAAAATATACAGCAGACCGGAAATTTCAAAAAACTCCGGGATTATTGCTTTTAATTTTGATGATGTGGAATCAAATGAAGTGAGCTATGTACTGGATAAAGTGTACAATGTAGCCACCCGTTCCGGGCTTCACTGTTCACCTTTGGCACACACTAAATTAAAAACAATAAAAACCGGTGCAGTAAGGATTAGTGTGGGATGCTTTAATACTTTAGAAGAAGTAAAAATAGTTTTAAAGTTTTTGAAGGAAATTTCCGACAATACTATATAA
- the pilM gene encoding pilus assembly protein PilM, whose translation MFWDLFFRKTSMVCIDVGYRNIKVVEVSVRKNNNIFIENYGIVSTPPDCIKNGAIYDVERVLRVIKSVIREEGMKAKNAKIIMSGTNIITRIYMIDKQEGESEDFTIKNSMPNFLPVDINNYRVDYKVLQTVRENNKEKYKVFVTAVPRKILESYIEVLQGLDLKPLAVDIPANSTAKFFNREIYTKDMDEYYSKRRNRHKNVESDTFAVLDFGSETTIVNFLKDRILEFNKVILSGSSNIDNHIANEMNISLQEAERLKKTYGMTRPTSVSKRDHVITYGKVSSFIERLVRQIAKCFEFYIERCYGSPISKIFIIGGGSQLSGLDQYLYSVFKVPVYPIGLLNLKGVELRKNLDREKLNYLINSVGISL comes from the coding sequence ATGTTTTGGGATTTGTTTTTCAGGAAAACTTCAATGGTTTGTATTGATGTAGGGTATAGGAACATTAAGGTAGTTGAGGTATCGGTAAGAAAAAACAATAATATTTTTATCGAAAATTACGGGATAGTATCAACTCCTCCAGACTGTATTAAGAATGGTGCAATATATGACGTGGAAAGGGTTTTAAGAGTTATAAAATCCGTTATAAGAGAAGAAGGTATGAAAGCAAAAAATGCTAAAATAATTATGTCTGGTACCAATATTATTACCCGAATTTACATGATAGACAAACAAGAAGGTGAAAGTGAAGACTTTACAATTAAAAATAGTATGCCCAATTTTCTTCCTGTTGATATTAATAATTACCGAGTGGACTATAAGGTCCTTCAAACTGTCAGAGAAAACAACAAGGAAAAATATAAAGTCTTTGTTACCGCTGTACCTCGCAAAATCCTGGAAAGCTATATAGAAGTTTTGCAAGGTCTTGATTTAAAGCCTCTAGCTGTTGATATACCTGCAAACAGTACCGCTAAATTCTTCAACAGGGAAATTTATACAAAGGACATGGACGAATACTACTCGAAGAGAAGAAACAGACATAAAAATGTTGAAAGTGATACTTTTGCAGTGCTGGATTTTGGTTCAGAGACAACAATAGTTAATTTTTTGAAGGATAGAATATTAGAATTTAATAAAGTTATTCTATCTGGCAGTTCCAATATAGACAACCATATAGCAAATGAGATGAACATTAGTCTTCAGGAAGCAGAAAGGCTAAAGAAGACCTATGGAATGACACGGCCTACCAGTGTTTCTAAAAGGGATCACGTTATAACTTACGGCAAAGTGAGTAGTTTTATAGAAAGACTTGTAAGGCAGATTGCCAAGTGTTTTGAATTTTACATTGAAAGATGCTATGGTTCACCAATTTCCAAGATTTTTATCATTGGTGGAGGCTCGCAGTTAAGTGGTTTGGATCAATACTTATATTCAGTGTTTAAAGTTCCGGTATATCCCATAGGACTTCTTAATTTAAAGGGTGTTGAACTAAGAAAGAATCTTGACAGAGAAAAGCTTAATTACTTAATCAACTCTGTAGGAATCTCCCTTTAA
- a CDS encoding RrF2 family transcriptional regulator: MKISTKGRYGLRAMLDLAVNARGEHVSLNSIAARQNISENYLEQVFSLLRKAGLVKSIKGPQGGYTLGMEPSKIKVGDILRVLEGDLLVVDEKNNEILKDNNFEYCLQLNVWNKMNESINAVVDSMTLEDLLQEYRKINTNQSYMYYI; this comes from the coding sequence ATGAAAATTTCTACAAAAGGAAGATATGGTCTTAGGGCTATGCTGGATTTGGCGGTAAATGCAAGAGGAGAACATGTTTCATTAAACAGTATAGCTGCAAGGCAAAATATCTCTGAAAACTACTTAGAGCAGGTTTTTTCCCTTCTTAGAAAAGCCGGGCTTGTTAAAAGCATTAAAGGTCCCCAGGGTGGATATACATTAGGGATGGAACCTTCAAAAATAAAAGTGGGGGATATTTTGAGGGTTTTAGAAGGTGACCTTTTGGTAGTTGATGAAAAAAACAATGAAATTTTAAAGGACAATAATTTTGAATACTGTTTACAGCTTAATGTATGGAATAAAATGAACGAAAGTATAAATGCTGTAGTGGATTCAATGACTTTAGAAGATTTGTTGCAGGAGTACAGGAAAATTAACACCAATCAGTCTTATATGTATTATATTTAA